From the bacterium genome, one window contains:
- a CDS encoding cation:proton antiporter, translating to MEHSPTHDMLITMVTAISAGVILIAISKLIRTSAIVLLLIGGMLLGPEFLDIIKPESLGDGLRVIVSLAVGLILFEGGLTLDLEGYRSASKLIRRLLSLGILTTLLATAVAIHLTFDKPWNISFLAASLVIVTGPTVIAPLLKRIKINTKLHNILHWEGVLIDPLGVFVALLFFEWIIGQGSTEVLSNFILRFISGIAIGLAGGFGIYQLLKSRLIPEDMMNVTSLALAVLIFGITDTLFTEAGLLAVTVAGFVLGVKRPVELKQIRHFKAEITDLLIGMLFMLLAARLKLSQFSDFGWQGVLLVAIVMIVVRPLNILISSVGLDFNWREKAFLGWVAPRGIVAASMASYITIRLQAMGRFEQPQFIETFTYSVITATVLIQGFTAGPFASLLQLKRPAPTGWMIIGAHPLGRRIARFIERTAKLPAVLIDTNPRAVNEARNDGLNALILDAREAEVEDRDDFQSVGNLIALTDNEELNVLLCQRWAAVVGRDHVYRWTSGKTKAREAQETPGRAVWTGLPKPSLLSAELQRGEASIIHSHGDIIDPGNLTTPLLAAQNKQLIIDPGAAKKDASGQAQGERLYLRREADYLVRSLRPELVTRVEAKDIDHLFEQMIEIVIRLFPKVPKDETLSELQEREKSFPTALGHGIAVPHAYSHALESRVCAVAQIPGGVDFNAPDGEPVRLAFLLLSPTGDPEGHLATMAEIARLVVDKQTRQRLMDAEDPADVLIIVNRVNTLLSQPPGSRSGSSSEVAKKR from the coding sequence ATGGAGCACAGCCCCACTCACGACATGTTGATCACGATGGTGACGGCGATTTCCGCCGGCGTGATCCTGATTGCCATCTCGAAGCTGATCCGGACCTCGGCCATCGTTCTGCTCCTGATCGGTGGGATGCTGCTTGGACCGGAATTCCTGGACATCATCAAACCGGAGAGCCTCGGCGATGGCCTGCGAGTAATCGTCTCGCTCGCCGTTGGCCTGATTCTCTTCGAGGGCGGCCTGACACTCGACCTGGAGGGCTATCGCTCGGCCAGCAAGCTGATTCGCCGCCTGCTCAGTCTCGGCATCCTGACGACGCTGCTGGCAACGGCGGTGGCCATCCATCTGACGTTCGATAAGCCATGGAACATAAGCTTCCTGGCCGCGAGTCTGGTCATCGTGACTGGACCCACCGTCATCGCTCCCCTGCTGAAGCGCATCAAGATCAACACGAAGCTGCACAACATCCTCCATTGGGAAGGCGTCTTGATCGATCCGCTCGGCGTGTTCGTCGCGCTGCTGTTCTTCGAGTGGATTATCGGCCAGGGAAGCACCGAGGTGCTCTCGAACTTCATCCTGCGGTTCATCTCCGGTATCGCCATCGGCCTGGCCGGCGGATTTGGCATCTATCAACTGCTTAAGAGCCGCCTGATCCCCGAAGACATGATGAACGTGACGTCCCTGGCTCTGGCCGTCCTGATCTTCGGAATTACCGATACACTCTTCACCGAGGCAGGCCTGCTGGCGGTCACAGTCGCGGGGTTTGTCCTCGGAGTGAAACGGCCGGTCGAGTTGAAGCAGATCCGGCACTTCAAGGCCGAGATCACAGATCTCCTGATCGGCATGCTTTTTATGCTGCTCGCCGCGCGACTCAAGCTCTCGCAGTTTTCCGACTTCGGCTGGCAGGGCGTTCTTCTGGTCGCCATCGTAATGATCGTCGTTCGACCACTGAATATCCTCATCTCCTCGGTCGGGTTGGATTTCAACTGGCGCGAGAAAGCCTTCCTGGGTTGGGTCGCTCCGCGCGGAATTGTCGCCGCATCGATGGCTTCGTACATCACGATCCGGCTGCAGGCCATGGGCCGCTTCGAACAACCGCAATTCATTGAGACATTCACCTACTCCGTGATCACGGCCACGGTCTTGATTCAAGGATTCACCGCCGGTCCATTCGCGTCATTGCTGCAGTTGAAACGCCCGGCACCAACCGGCTGGATGATCATTGGGGCGCATCCTCTCGGGCGGCGAATTGCGCGCTTTATCGAACGTACCGCAAAGTTGCCGGCAGTTCTGATCGATACAAACCCGCGCGCAGTGAACGAGGCGCGCAACGATGGGCTAAACGCGTTGATTCTGGATGCCCGCGAGGCCGAGGTGGAAGACCGCGATGATTTCCAGTCGGTGGGCAACTTGATCGCACTGACCGATAACGAGGAGCTCAACGTCCTGCTATGCCAGCGCTGGGCCGCGGTCGTCGGTCGCGATCATGTTTATCGTTGGACTTCCGGCAAGACGAAGGCCCGCGAAGCCCAGGAGACGCCTGGACGTGCCGTCTGGACAGGCCTGCCGAAGCCTTCGCTTCTGAGTGCCGAATTGCAGCGCGGCGAGGCTTCGATCATTCACTCCCACGGTGACATCATCGATCCGGGCAACCTGACGACTCCTCTTCTCGCAGCTCAGAATAAGCAACTCATAATCGATCCCGGCGCGGCAAAGAAAGACGCCAGTGGGCAAGCTCAGGGCGAGCGCCTGTACCTGCGGCGTGAGGCCGATTACCTGGTCCGCAGCTTGCGGCCGGAATTGGTGACGCGCGTTGAGGCAAAGGACATCGATCACCTCTTCGAGCAAATGATCGAAATCGTGATTCGCCTTTTTCCCAAGGTGCCCAAGGACGAGACACTGAGCGAGTTACAGGAACGCGAGAAGTCCTTCCCAACGGCCCTTGGTCACGGCATCGCGGTGCCGCACGCATACAGCCATGCGCTTGAAAGCCGCGTGTGCGCCGTCGCTCAGATTCCTGGCGGCGTCGACTTCAACGCCCCCGATGGCGAGCCCGTGCGGCTGGCGTTCCTTCTACTCAGCCCGACAGGCGATCCGGAAGGGCACCTGGCCACCATGGCGGAAATTGCGCGCCTCGTTGTCGACAAGCAAACCCGCCAGCGCCTGATGGATGCGGAAGATCCTGCCGATGTCCTGATCATCGTCAATCGCGTGAATACGCTTCTGTCGCAGCCGCCCGGCTCGCGTTCAGGCTCCAGCAGCGAGGTCGCCAAGAAGCGATGA
- the trmD gene encoding tRNA (guanosine(37)-N1)-methyltransferase TrmD has protein sequence MKITVLTLFPQWFEGPFGESILARAQQRGQVELVVRNFRDWATDRHNTVDDAPYGGGGGMLLKAEPISAALDEVAGAPGTEGRAYVVYTSPRGKTYDQARAREFASTDQDIVIICGHYEGLDERVIETRVDEEISLGDFVLTGGEIPALAIVDSIVRLLPGVLGCAEGAERDSFSDGLLEAPHYTRPEEFEGLRVPDILLSGHHARIEEWRREMAIDVTRLRRPDLYEAWKDKQKKAKD, from the coding sequence ATGAAGATCACCGTTCTGACTTTGTTTCCGCAGTGGTTCGAGGGCCCGTTTGGCGAGAGCATCCTTGCCCGCGCCCAGCAACGCGGCCAGGTGGAACTCGTGGTTCGCAACTTCCGCGACTGGGCCACAGACCGCCACAACACGGTGGACGATGCGCCGTATGGCGGCGGCGGTGGGATGCTGCTGAAAGCCGAGCCGATCTCTGCGGCGCTCGATGAAGTCGCCGGCGCGCCGGGCACGGAAGGACGCGCGTATGTCGTTTACACCTCGCCGCGCGGGAAGACTTATGATCAGGCACGTGCGCGCGAGTTCGCATCCACCGACCAGGACATTGTCATCATTTGCGGCCATTACGAAGGCCTCGACGAGCGCGTCATCGAAACGCGCGTGGACGAGGAGATTTCTCTTGGTGATTTTGTTCTGACTGGAGGAGAGATTCCAGCATTGGCTATCGTCGACTCGATCGTACGGCTGCTTCCCGGTGTGCTGGGGTGCGCGGAAGGTGCCGAGCGCGATTCCTTCTCCGACGGGCTCCTGGAGGCGCCACACTACACGCGCCCGGAGGAATTCGAGGGCCTGCGCGTGCCGGATATTCTTCTCTCCGGACATCATGCCCGCATCGAGGAATGGCGCCGAGAGATGGCAATCGATGTGACTCGGCTGCGCCGCCCGGATTTGTACGAAGCCTGGAAGGATAAGCAGAAGAAAGCGAAAGACTAG
- a CDS encoding serine/threonine protein kinase produces MQPTPPTADTACHTTEAITHPRGQGSGGSIPNMQNNWFMPDEFQIAEVLGRGGMGVVLRAHQVSLNRDVAIKVMPPAVAGNEFHRKLFLREAQTCAQLRHPGIVQVYQAGVLSDGSLFFVMELVEGQTLDQLVKKTGPFIEKRRRGGRRSISEAFRVLFDLCDALELAHSKGIIHRDIKPQNVLIEADGRARLMDFGIAILRDESDSAMPAAGTPAFMAPEQAGGRPVDHRADIYALGGLTLYLLTGLPPNSGASLSRIARHAKEGTDAVAQDCWDALPPETPASLRRLVRAMLASSADDRPPSIADFRRRLESVYLELTTPKKRSPTKLLRNAMIALALVIVAAGATYWLQTHQSAHSSASSGEATEMDLGRYTREIQLQLDRTDLDPKWQAMYAGWLAEIQAMTAAHRTEDARQVGEYALAQIEMQQIEQLAMALQGSTIEDGALRDQVQEFLADVTEAKHEPEERDLPTLRANGLNLLTRVNSSPR; encoded by the coding sequence ATGCAACCCACGCCACCCACTGCCGATACAGCATGCCACACAACCGAGGCGATCACGCACCCAAGGGGGCAGGGCTCGGGCGGCAGCATTCCAAACATGCAGAATAACTGGTTCATGCCGGACGAATTCCAGATCGCCGAGGTACTTGGTCGTGGCGGAATGGGAGTTGTTCTGCGCGCGCATCAAGTGAGTCTGAATCGCGATGTTGCGATCAAGGTAATGCCGCCGGCGGTTGCGGGAAACGAGTTTCATCGGAAGCTCTTCCTGCGGGAGGCCCAGACCTGCGCACAGCTTCGTCATCCGGGCATCGTCCAGGTGTATCAAGCCGGCGTATTGAGCGATGGCAGCCTTTTCTTTGTGATGGAACTTGTCGAAGGGCAGACGCTCGATCAACTCGTCAAGAAGACCGGTCCGTTCATCGAGAAGCGTCGACGTGGCGGGAGGCGTTCGATTTCCGAGGCATTCCGAGTTCTTTTCGACCTCTGCGATGCTCTTGAACTGGCTCACTCCAAGGGCATCATTCATCGAGACATCAAGCCACAAAACGTTTTGATCGAGGCGGATGGACGTGCTCGATTGATGGATTTCGGAATCGCCATCCTGCGTGATGAGTCAGACAGTGCAATGCCGGCGGCAGGGACGCCCGCCTTCATGGCACCGGAGCAGGCCGGAGGTCGTCCTGTCGATCATCGGGCGGACATTTATGCGCTTGGTGGCCTGACGCTCTATCTGTTGACGGGGCTTCCTCCGAACTCGGGCGCGAGTCTCTCTCGAATCGCGCGCCATGCAAAGGAAGGGACGGACGCGGTCGCCCAGGATTGTTGGGATGCGCTGCCTCCTGAGACGCCAGCTTCACTAAGGCGGCTGGTTCGTGCGATGCTCGCATCCTCGGCAGATGATCGTCCGCCGAGTATTGCCGATTTTCGCCGTCGTCTGGAATCAGTCTATCTCGAACTGACCACTCCGAAGAAAAGGTCGCCCACCAAACTGCTGCGAAATGCCATGATTGCCTTGGCGTTGGTTATCGTTGCGGCAGGCGCAACGTACTGGCTTCAAACACACCAATCAGCTCACAGTAGTGCCTCATCTGGCGAAGCGACGGAGATGGACCTTGGTCGCTACACGCGAGAAATCCAACTGCAGCTTGACCGCACCGATCTGGATCCGAAGTGGCAGGCAATGTACGCCGGTTGGCTTGCGGAAATCCAGGCGATGACTGCCGCACACAGGACCGAAGATGCGCGTCAGGTGGGGGAGTATGCGCTTGCGCAGATCGAGATGCAGCAGATCGAGCAGTTGGCGATGGCATTGCAAGGGTCGACAATCGAGGATGGCGCCCTTCGGGACCAAGTGCAGGAGTTCCTGGCCGATGTGACCGAGGCGAAACATGAACCCGAGGAGAGAGACTTGCCGACGCTTCGGGCGAATGGATTGAATCTGCTCACGCGCGTGAACTCATCGCCGCGCTAG
- a CDS encoding prepilin-type N-terminal cleavage/methylation domain-containing protein, translated as MIPRRSRAFTLIELLIVVAIIAILAAIAVPNFLTAQTRSKTSRAQADMRSLVVGLASYHSDTNHLLPPDASSPIFSQETMSRLTTPIAYLSSLPDDVFWRKEQGDLNDPTAGTFGYINMYVIYDMGITELSDLFEHSYFFVCRGPDGDFDANNSTLGGMLNDFQNDTANSVYDPTNGTISGGDMFRTQEGMIGAGTFSNAREH; from the coding sequence ATGATTCCCCGAAGGTCCCGTGCATTCACACTGATCGAGTTGCTTATCGTTGTCGCAATCATTGCTATTCTGGCCGCGATCGCAGTTCCGAATTTCCTGACGGCGCAGACGCGCTCGAAGACATCGCGAGCGCAGGCCGATATGCGGTCCCTGGTAGTGGGGCTGGCAAGCTACCATAGCGACACGAATCATCTCCTGCCGCCGGATGCTTCTTCACCAATCTTCAGTCAGGAAACGATGAGTCGCCTGACGACTCCCATCGCTTATCTCTCCTCGCTCCCCGATGATGTTTTTTGGCGCAAGGAGCAGGGGGACTTGAACGATCCGACCGCTGGCACGTTCGGTTACATTAACATGTACGTTATTTACGACATGGGGATCACGGAACTCAGCGATCTCTTCGAGCATTCCTACTTCTTTGTCTGCCGGGGACCTGACGGGGACTTCGATGCAAATAACTCGACGCTCGGTGGCATGCTCAATGACTTCCAGAACGATACGGCGAACTCGGTGTACGACCCAACGAATGGGACGATCTCGGGAGGGGACATGTTCCGGACGCAGGAAGGCATGATCGGCGCCGGCACGTTCTCCAACGCGCGGGAGCACTGA
- a CDS encoding menaquinone biosynthesis protein, whose translation MSHSNLRLGIVPYLNVLPLLRGLDDRFPQENWIRATPRELGGQMAAREIDVATLPIFEALRAQTYWIVPGCAIACDGPVRSVRIVSLKPLTQIRSLLLDRSSLTSVHLAQILTKELLEIDPVLETSSEPLPREFDLAASGFDAAVVIGDVALDWEDRFEHTLDFGQGWKDLTGLPFVFAAWVARQDVDLSPADLEAFVEARQRGEREVWTIAQEAADASDRPVQDLVNYLGRAIRFRLGEQEIVAIDEFRRRLIRHDLLPASAVSPAVGAQGMGAGN comes from the coding sequence ATGTCCCACTCCAACCTCAGACTCGGTATCGTCCCATATCTCAATGTTCTTCCGCTTCTCCGCGGCCTTGACGACCGTTTTCCACAGGAGAACTGGATTCGGGCAACGCCGCGTGAGCTCGGCGGACAGATGGCTGCGCGCGAAATCGACGTTGCGACATTGCCGATCTTCGAAGCCCTCAGAGCTCAGACCTACTGGATTGTGCCCGGCTGTGCGATTGCCTGCGACGGCCCTGTGCGAAGTGTGCGGATCGTCTCTCTGAAGCCGCTGACCCAGATTCGAAGCCTCTTGCTTGATCGTAGCTCGCTGACTTCAGTCCACTTGGCGCAGATTCTCACGAAAGAGCTTTTAGAAATCGATCCGGTGCTGGAGACCTCTTCAGAGCCGCTTCCTCGTGAATTCGACTTGGCTGCCAGTGGTTTCGATGCGGCCGTCGTGATCGGCGATGTGGCGTTGGACTGGGAAGATCGCTTCGAGCACACACTCGATTTTGGTCAGGGGTGGAAAGATCTGACCGGTCTGCCTTTCGTTTTTGCCGCCTGGGTGGCCCGGCAGGACGTGGATCTCTCGCCGGCCGATCTCGAGGCCTTCGTCGAGGCACGCCAACGTGGCGAGCGCGAGGTATGGACGATCGCCCAGGAGGCCGCAGATGCCTCTGATCGACCTGTTCAGGATCTGGTCAACTACTTGGGACGCGCGATCCGATTCCGATTGGGCGAACAGGAAATCGTTGCCATCGATGAATTCCGCCGCCGCCTGATCCGTCACGATCTCCTCCCGGCCTCCGCTGTGTCGCCTGCGGTCGGTGCGCAGGGAATGGGCGCCGGCAACTGA
- a CDS encoding protein kinase, producing the protein MDPNTETELTATRQIAGDIERVHPFPVDAIEGLLLLRQLGAGASSTVYLARETETDKEVAIKVLAAFYCRHKEALARWEREAGTLERLRHPNIVEGLRHGVVEGRPYFVMEYVQGEPLSNRLRRIGRLPEEEVFAISRAVLEALHVAHQNGIIHRDIKPSNIVIDPDGVTKLMDFGLAKEESDRSVTMLGTVLGTPVYVSPEQARGDLNVDIRSDLYSLGITLFHLVSNEVPFSEMNTSLLLTRKITDDVPDVRHFAPDVSAGMAFLIRRLCERERTSRPTTPREAIELLEGIMHGQITTAELSDSRPVKKRPIAPSPTELGPYAEDNPVLKTLVEDTSLESAPITLEKNEVLFYEDDTSRDAYILLNGELEVLKSGRQIATINESGNWLGEMSTLLDAPRTATIRATGRSVLLRVEEKHFREFNNRHPDMCYVLACSLAERLDKTNQKLNDSQRRLATVRKHFRMIESELSGD; encoded by the coding sequence ATGGACCCAAATACCGAGACGGAACTGACCGCCACTCGCCAAATCGCTGGCGACATCGAGCGCGTCCATCCGTTCCCGGTTGATGCGATCGAAGGGCTGCTCCTGCTGCGCCAGCTTGGTGCCGGTGCGAGCAGCACTGTCTACCTGGCCCGTGAGACGGAGACCGACAAAGAAGTCGCTATCAAGGTCCTCGCCGCCTTCTACTGCCGACACAAAGAAGCGCTGGCACGATGGGAGCGCGAGGCGGGGACTCTGGAACGCCTCAGGCACCCGAACATCGTCGAGGGTCTTCGCCACGGAGTCGTGGAAGGGCGGCCGTACTTCGTTATGGAGTACGTTCAGGGCGAACCCCTGAGCAATCGCCTGAGGCGAATCGGGAGGCTGCCCGAAGAAGAGGTTTTTGCAATCAGTCGTGCGGTGCTCGAAGCCCTGCATGTTGCCCACCAAAATGGGATTATTCACCGGGACATTAAGCCCTCCAATATCGTGATCGATCCGGACGGTGTGACGAAGCTGATGGACTTCGGCCTCGCGAAGGAAGAGTCCGATCGCAGCGTCACAATGTTGGGAACGGTGTTGGGCACTCCGGTGTACGTGTCGCCAGAACAGGCGCGCGGCGACTTGAATGTCGACATCCGCAGCGACCTGTATTCTCTCGGGATCACCCTGTTCCATCTCGTCAGCAACGAGGTCCCATTCAGCGAGATGAACACCTCGCTGCTGCTGACGCGCAAGATCACCGACGATGTTCCGGACGTGCGCCATTTCGCGCCCGACGTCTCGGCGGGGATGGCGTTTCTGATCCGGCGGCTGTGCGAGCGGGAACGGACGAGTCGTCCGACCACGCCGCGTGAAGCGATTGAGCTTCTCGAAGGCATCATGCACGGACAGATCACGACGGCAGAACTCTCCGATTCCCGCCCGGTGAAGAAGCGGCCAATAGCTCCGAGCCCGACTGAGCTAGGTCCTTACGCAGAGGACAATCCTGTCCTGAAAACGTTGGTCGAAGATACGTCGCTGGAGTCCGCACCGATCACGCTCGAGAAAAACGAGGTGTTGTTTTACGAGGACGACACATCGCGTGACGCTTACATCCTGTTGAACGGCGAGTTGGAAGTCCTGAAGTCAGGCCGACAGATCGCGACCATCAATGAGTCCGGAAACTGGCTTGGTGAAATGTCGACCTTGCTGGATGCGCCTCGAACGGCAACGATCCGCGCCACCGGGCGATCTGTCTTGCTGCGCGTGGAGGAGAAGCACTTCCGCGAATTCAACAATCGCCACCCCGATATGTGCTATGTGCTGGCGTGTTCGCTGGCAGAGCGGCTTGACAAGACCAACCAGAAGCTGAATGACTCTCAGCGCCGCCTGGCGACTGTTCGGAAGCACTTCCGGATGATCGAGAGCGAGTTGTCCGGCGACTGA
- a CDS encoding protein kinase: protein MTIVHSLQSAGPYHLAERLGFNGVVATYKAFEKETEMLACVVVIEQSALQNAGAFTRFTDEFSSLVQAPASRVCQPLRFGTDAGFHWASYEYVKGRHLGNFVREEGLPTPGRSVDLIAQSVEALKVMHSHQVPHRLVTPASIMINDIEKVKLMHAGWGGLLLGVADGAANPAFLSNLPFLAPEVAFGGEGDEASDVYSLGANLYFLLTGRPTHWASDPPQLLQQIQTEAVDLSPLQEIVPGEVIQVVEEMLQPDPDDRPVNLEALFGRLDSLAAWLISGEQFNPEDGVDGQRLSAGEIYAQYVAGNDEVPNDQLTTVEVPVERGAGGDDSTIKQVSHLSDDYPDEPAPQEGYQRAEELPPLSQNYQAAPHSLADQIVEQQPAPEPNSPNQSIEAQRQAAERSGTGFTAMPAAEPLGSGQYATGTAPAKQEAEYLAVLEEEHESPGERKNRILLMAVSGGLVLLALFIWAITTVIGVLTKAPAPKQNSNRPVGLQAQYQAELLASKNYQDTVMKLRRAGDFNRQFIARNGVWASSVDDLIAEGAEMPAVTDAWGREFDIRDEFVVCAGEDGKWDNKDDFWYDCRAEEIGGYEPKFDLPENSPVIGDVNRQLNDVMNKAMDQQMMMREAIEAQERMSTGNWSRNANTGSRQDNNDWANQPFDPRFDTSSSTEEGGDSE from the coding sequence ATGACGATCGTTCATTCCCTCCAGAGCGCAGGACCTTATCACCTGGCCGAGAGGCTGGGCTTCAACGGTGTCGTTGCGACCTACAAGGCCTTCGAAAAAGAAACCGAGATGTTGGCCTGTGTGGTCGTCATCGAGCAGTCCGCGCTCCAGAATGCCGGCGCTTTTACTCGATTTACGGATGAGTTCTCTTCCCTTGTCCAAGCGCCTGCCAGCCGCGTTTGCCAGCCCCTGCGTTTTGGCACGGATGCAGGATTTCACTGGGCTTCTTACGAGTATGTGAAAGGGCGCCATCTTGGGAATTTCGTCCGCGAGGAAGGGCTTCCGACTCCCGGGCGTTCGGTCGATTTGATTGCCCAGAGTGTCGAAGCCCTCAAGGTGATGCATAGTCACCAGGTGCCGCATCGATTGGTCACTCCCGCGTCGATCATGATTAACGACATCGAGAAGGTGAAGTTGATGCATGCCGGTTGGGGCGGTTTGCTGCTTGGCGTGGCAGATGGTGCGGCCAACCCTGCATTCCTCAGCAACCTTCCATTTCTGGCTCCAGAAGTGGCCTTTGGCGGCGAAGGCGATGAGGCCTCCGACGTCTACTCACTCGGCGCGAATCTGTACTTCCTTTTGACAGGCCGCCCGACCCATTGGGCAAGCGATCCGCCGCAACTGCTGCAACAGATTCAAACGGAAGCCGTCGACCTGAGTCCCTTGCAGGAGATTGTTCCCGGCGAGGTCATCCAGGTTGTGGAGGAGATGCTGCAGCCGGATCCGGATGACCGCCCGGTCAATCTTGAGGCTCTCTTTGGCCGACTCGATTCCCTGGCTGCGTGGCTTATTTCCGGAGAGCAATTCAATCCGGAAGATGGAGTGGATGGGCAGCGCCTGAGTGCAGGAGAGATTTACGCACAGTACGTTGCGGGAAACGACGAAGTTCCGAACGATCAACTGACCACCGTGGAGGTTCCGGTCGAACGCGGCGCTGGCGGCGATGACTCCACGATTAAGCAAGTCTCTCATCTGAGTGACGATTACCCCGATGAGCCGGCGCCTCAGGAAGGCTATCAGCGAGCAGAGGAGCTGCCACCACTCAGTCAGAATTATCAAGCCGCGCCGCATTCGCTGGCCGACCAGATTGTCGAGCAGCAGCCCGCCCCGGAGCCCAACAGTCCGAATCAGTCCATCGAAGCGCAACGACAGGCCGCGGAACGAAGTGGGACGGGTTTCACTGCGATGCCCGCTGCTGAGCCTCTGGGGTCTGGCCAGTATGCGACTGGGACAGCACCGGCAAAGCAGGAAGCTGAGTACCTCGCCGTTCTGGAAGAGGAACACGAATCGCCAGGGGAGAGAAAGAATCGCATTCTTCTCATGGCGGTCAGTGGTGGCCTGGTTCTTCTCGCCTTATTCATTTGGGCGATCACAACTGTGATCGGTGTTCTTACCAAGGCACCCGCTCCAAAACAAAACTCGAATCGACCGGTTGGTCTCCAGGCTCAATATCAGGCAGAGTTGTTGGCATCGAAGAACTACCAGGACACAGTGATGAAGCTGCGTCGCGCAGGCGATTTCAATCGGCAGTTCATTGCCAGGAATGGTGTCTGGGCAAGCTCTGTCGACGACCTGATCGCAGAAGGCGCGGAGATGCCCGCGGTGACGGATGCCTGGGGGCGTGAATTCGATATTCGAGATGAATTCGTCGTCTGTGCGGGCGAAGATGGGAAGTGGGACAACAAGGATGACTTCTGGTACGATTGCCGTGCCGAGGAAATCGGCGGCTATGAGCCGAAGTTCGATCTGCCCGAGAACAGCCCGGTCATTGGCGATGTAAATCGCCAATTGAACGATGTCATGAACAAGGCAATGGACCAGCAGATGATGATGCGCGAGGCCATCGAAGCACAGGAACGCATGTCGACGGGCAACTGGTCGCGCAATGCGAATACAGGCAGCCGCCAGGATAATAATGACTGGGCAAACCAGCCTTTCGATCCACGATTCGATACGTCGTCGTCGACGGAAGAAGGCGGCGACAGCGAGTAG
- a CDS encoding type II secretion system GspH family protein, which yields MRRRGFTLIELLFVVVVIAILAAIGVPNFLEAQVRSKMSRTTADLSVVEAALHAYYADYRTYPQSTPPVVDLMRSAWTFRDEDAATSSTTAPVNDPWGAGWYSHTTDFESEFWRAHQQDKAVFFESGYDLAVLTTPVAYVIGGLRPDPFADTRDLPFVYFNPPQCVPEILGQSNYPRYVLLSYGPDTDQWSPSDVANPMLGPYISYDPTNGTVSSGDVFRDGFQ from the coding sequence ATGAGACGTCGAGGCTTCACACTCATTGAACTCCTCTTCGTTGTCGTCGTGATTGCGATTCTGGCCGCGATCGGCGTTCCGAACTTCCTCGAGGCGCAGGTCCGTTCAAAGATGTCGCGGACGACGGCAGACCTCAGCGTCGTCGAAGCGGCACTCCATGCCTACTATGCGGACTACCGGACGTATCCTCAGAGCACCCCTCCGGTCGTTGATCTGATGCGCTCTGCATGGACATTCCGAGACGAAGACGCTGCGACAAGCTCGACGACGGCTCCCGTGAACGACCCCTGGGGGGCAGGCTGGTACTCTCACACGACCGATTTTGAATCCGAGTTCTGGCGTGCACATCAGCAGGATAAGGCCGTTTTCTTTGAATCGGGATACGATCTGGCCGTACTGACTACGCCGGTGGCGTACGTGATTGGGGGCCTGAGGCCAGATCCGTTCGCAGATACTCGCGATCTGCCATTCGTGTACTTCAACCCGCCCCAGTGCGTTCCAGAGATTCTGGGGCAGTCGAACTACCCCCGTTACGTTTTGCTCTCGTACGGCCCGGATACAGATCAGTGGAGTCCCTCGGATGTGGCGAATCCGATGTTGGGGCCTTACATCAGTTATGATCCGACGAATGGGACCGTCTCTTCGGGAGATGTCTTCCGGGATGGTTTCCAATAG
- a CDS encoding prepilin-type N-terminal cleavage/methylation domain-containing protein produces the protein MIRNRYQGLTLIELLIVIAIISIMAAGSLAIITEPMKEHVRANIRMEQEAGFSTLAAQIVADAHDSDKAKVGTESIEFPGIARYYVDGARVLRRSVGDDTAGAALLPHVREFTMDRSSEDGLQQIHVVSSIVIAEREVRLDRRIPLRVGNDWIGGVK, from the coding sequence ATGATCAGGAACCGCTATCAAGGCCTGACGCTCATCGAGCTTCTCATCGTGATCGCGATCATTTCGATCATGGCTGCCGGTTCTCTGGCAATTATCACCGAACCAATGAAAGAGCATGTCCGAGCGAATATCCGAATGGAACAGGAGGCCGGCTTCTCGACGCTGGCTGCGCAGATTGTCGCCGACGCTCATGATTCGGATAAAGCAAAAGTGGGGACGGAGTCGATAGAGTTTCCCGGGATCGCACGGTACTATGTCGATGGTGCGCGTGTCCTTCGGCGTTCAGTTGGAGATGATACCGCAGGCGCCGCTTTGCTTCCTCATGTCAGAGAGTTCACCATGGATCGGTCGAGCGAAGATGGCCTGCAACAGATTCACGTCGTGTCCAGCATCGTGATCGCAGAGCGAGAGGTCCGTTTGGATCGGCGCATCCCATTGAGAGTCGGCAATGACTGGATCGGAGGAGTGAAATGA